One region of Citrus sinensis cultivar Valencia sweet orange chromosome 6, DVS_A1.0, whole genome shotgun sequence genomic DNA includes:
- the LOC102613181 gene encoding uncharacterized protein LOC102613181, with amino-acid sequence MEYEGRYRMAAAKYDCLLFDLDDTLYPYSSGIAAACGQNIKDYMVEKLGIERSKIEDLGNLLYKNYGTTMAGLRAIGYDFDYDDYHSFVHGRLPYENLKPDPVLRSLLLSLPLRKIIFTNADKVHAVKVLSRLGLEDCFEGIICFETLNPTHKNNVSDDEDDIAFVESAASTTTSAYGPEIFDIIGHFAQPNPSLVALPKTPIVCKPSELAIEKALKIASINPQRTLFFEDSVRNIQAGKRVGLDTVLIGKSQRVKGADYAFESIHNIKEAIPELWESDMKSEVGYPGQVAVETSVTA; translated from the exons CGAAATATGATTGCCTTCTGTTTG ATCTAGATGATACCCTGTATCCCTACAGTTCTGGTATTGCTGCAGCATGCGGACAGAACATCAAAG ATTATATGGTTGAAAAGCTTGGCATTGAGAGGAGCAAAATTGAGGACTTGGGTAACTTGTTGTACAAGAATTACGGGACAACAATGGCTGGACTCAGG GCTATTGGCTATGACTTTGACTATGATGACTATCACAG TTTTGTGCATGGGAGGTTGCCTTATGAGAACTTGAAACCAGATCCTGTTTTGAGGAGTCTTTTACTGAGCCTGCCCCTAAGGAAAATT ATCTTCACAAATGCGGACAAAGTTCATGCTGTTAAAGTTCTCAGCAGGCTCGGATTGGAAGACTGTTTTGAAGGGATTATATGCTTTGAGACTCTGAATCCGACTCACAAGAACAATGTTTCTGATGATGAGGATGACATTGCGTTTGTGGAATCGGCTGCTTCCACCACAACTAGCGCCTATGGCCCTGAAATTTTCGACATAATTGGTCATTTTGCTCAACCAAATCCAAGCTTGGTTGCATTGCCAAAGACTCCCATTGTGTGCAAACCATCCGAATTAGCCATTGAAAAGGCTCTCAAGATTGCCAGCATTAACCCTCAGAGAACA TTGTTCTTTGAAGATAGCGTCCGAAACATTCAGGCTGGAAAGCGTGTGGGACTTGACACTGTGCTG ATTGGCAAATCACAGAGGGTTAAAGGTGCAGATTATGCATTTGAAAGCATCCACAACATCAAGGAAGCAATACCAGAGCTCTGGGAATCTGATATGAAATCGGAAGTCGGGTACCCCGGCCAGGTTGCTGTGGAGACATCCGTGACAGCTTAA